A window of Neorhizobium galegae bv. orientalis str. HAMBI 540 genomic DNA:
GCTCGCCTCCTGCAGGGGGAAGATTTCCTCCGTCAGATAAGGCCCGCCCCCGACCGATTCCTTCGATGACAGCAGCACGAAACGCGGCACCGTGAAGGGCGCCGTATAGAAGTTGCCGCGGCCGGAAAGGTAGTGGACCACATCGTCCAGCCGGCAATTCTTGAGCCGTGCGAGCGTCACATGCGGCGTGAACTTGCGAGGATCCGGCGGCAGGCCGAAACGCTGGCAGATCCGCTCGATCTCCGCCTGCAGCGCGTAGATTTCCGGTGAAGGCGAAACGCCGGCCCAGATGGAATGCGGCTTCTTCGATCCGAAGGAGCCGATCCCGGTCAGCGTCGCCTGGAATTCCGGCCGGTCGATACGGTCCAGACGGTCGACGATCTCGTCGGCGGTGCGGCCATCGACATCGCCGATAAAGCGTAGAGTGATGTGATAATTCTCCACGTCGATCCACCGGGCACCGGGGATCCCGCCGCGCAGGAGCGACAGGCTCATCGCTACATTGCGCGGAACTTCGAGGGCGGTGAAAAGTCTCGGCATAGGGACCTCCTCGAATCTTTTGCAGATGCAAACAGCGAATCATGCAACGGAGTTCCGCGCAAGCTGTTATTTTCCCTTATCCTTAATAGCCCCCAGGAAGCTTTTGACAGGTTCCGTGGTCTTTTCGACCATCACCGCGACCCCTTTGGCGTTCGGATGCATGCCGTCCGAGAGCTGGAGCGTGGAAATGGTCGCGACCCCATCCAGGAAGAACGGATAGAGCGGCACCGCGTATTTCTCCGCCAGCCGCTTGTAGATCGGGTTGAACTTTTCGGCATAATCCCCGCCCATGTTCGGCGGTGCCAGGATGCCGATCAGGAACACCGGGATTTTCCGTTCCTTCAGCCGCGCCAGGATCGCATCGAGGTTCTTTTCCGACTGCTCGGGAGAGATGCCGCGCAGCGCATCGTTGGCGCCGAGCTCGAGGATCACGCCGTCAGTTCCGTCGGGCACCGACCAGTCGATGCGCGAAAGCCCTCCTGCTGTCGTATCGCCCGAAACGCCCGCATTGGTGACCACGACATTCTGCCCATCGGCCTTCAGCGCCGCCTCGAGCTGGGCCGTATAGGATTCGGAAGGCGCAAGCTGGTAACCCGCCATCAGGCTGTCGCCGAAACCGACGAGCTGGATCGCCTTATCCTGCGCGGCGGCCGGCATTGCGGCCAGCGCCAGCGCGGACATGACGATGAAGTGAAGCAGGCTTGCTTTAAAACTCACGATCCGTCTCCTAGATTGAGCGCTACCGCAACGCGGTGTTCGGGTTACGCTTCACGCCTAATATAGGACGGTTCGATTTGACTAAAACCATCATCACGCTGAAGAAAGCCGATCTGACCCTCGGCAGCGCGGCGGCCTCGGTGCATGTGCTGAAGCAGATCGACCTCGAAATCCGTGCAGGCGAAGCCGTCGGTATCGTCGGGCCTTCGGGCTCGGGAAAATCGACGCTGCTGATGGTTCTGGCCGGCCTCGAACGCCTCGACAGTGGCGAGATCGTCATCAACGACGCACCCCTTCACGCCCTTTCCGAAGACAGGCTTGCCGATTTCCGCGGTCGCAATATCGGCATCGTTTTCCAGTCCTTCCACCTGATCGCCAACATGACGGCGCTCGAAAACGTCGCCGTGCCGCTCGAACTCGCCAATGTGAAGGACGCCTTCGAAATCGCCCGGCGGGAGCTCGCAGCCGTCGGCCTCGGCGAACGGCTGAGCCACTATCCCGGCCAGCTTTCCGGCGGCGAGCAGCAGCGCGTGGCGATTGCCCGCGCCCTTGCCCCCTCGCCGTCCGTGCTGATCGCCGACGAACCGACCGGCAATCTCGACACCGAGACCGGCCGGCAGATCGCCGACCTGCTCTTTTCGAAACAAGCGGAGCGCGGCATGACCATGCTGCTCGTCACCCATGATAACGCGCTTGCCGCCCGCTGCTCGCGCCAGATCCGCGTCCGCTCCGGCGAGATCGTCGGCGACAGCGCCACCGCCCACGCGACCGTTCAGGCGGTCTCCGCATGAGGTCGGCCTTTCCGCGCCTTTCGATTTCCTTCCGCCTGGCGCTGCGCGAAATGCGCGGCGGCCTGGCCGGCTTCTACATCTTCCTAGCCTGCATCGCGCTCGGCACCGGGGCGATCGCGGCGGTCAATTCGGTATCGCGGGCGATTACCGGCGCCATCGCATCCCAAGGCCAGGAAATCCTTGCCGGCGACATCCGCTTCGAGCTGAACAACCGCGAGGCCACCGACCAGGAACGCGCGTTTCTAACAAGCCTCGGCAAGGTTTCGGTTTCCACCAGCCTGCGCTCTATGGCACGCAAGCCCGACGGTTCCGAACAGGCGCTGGTCGAGGTCAAGGCGGTGGACGACGCCTATCCCCTCTATGGCAGCTTCCGCGCCGAGCCCTCGGCGCCGCTGCCCGACCTGCTTGGCAAGCAGGGAGACACTTTTGGGGCGCTGGCAGCCCCGCTGCTGCTGGAACGCCTCGGCCTCAAGGACGGCGATCAGCTTCTGCTCGGCAATGCCAAGCTGACATTGCGCAGTACGATCACCGCCGAACCGGACGCACTTTCCGACGGTTTCGGCTTTGCGCCGCGCCTGATCGTCAGCCGCGAAGCGCTTGCAGCTTCGGGCCTGATCACCACCGGCAGCCTCGTCGAACATGCCTACAAGATCCAGCTCGACGATCCGGCGACCCGTTCGACGCTGACCGCCCGCGCCAACCGCGAATTTCCAAGTGCCGGCTGGTCCGTTCGCACCAGCGACCGGGCCGCCCCCTCGCTGACCGAAAATGTCGATCGCTTCTCGCAATTCCTGACACTGGTCGGCCTGACGGCCTTGATCGTCGGCGGCGTCGGCGTCGCCAATGCGGTGCGCGCCTTTCTTGACGCCAAGCGCACCACCATCGCCACGTTCAAGTGCCTCGGCGCACCGGCCTCGGTGGTGACGATGATCTACCTCATCCAGATCATGCTCCTCGCAGTAGTCGGCATCCTGATCGGTCTCGTCATCGGCGCGGTTTCGCCCTTCGTGGCGCTGCAGTTCCTCGAAGGCGTGCTGCCGGTACCGAAGGAAGTGACCTTCTATCCCTCGGCGCTGGCGCTTGCCGCGCTGTTCGGCATCCTGATCACCTTCGCCTTCGCGGTCCTCCCGCTCGGTCATGCCCGCGAGGTTCCGGCAACCGCCCTCTTCCGGGAGCAGAGCTTCGACAATACCCGCCTTCCCTCCTGGCCCTATCTTCTGGCCGCCGGCCTGGCGCTCGCTGCCCTGGCAACGCTGGCCATCTTCTCTGCCGAGGAACGCTTCATCGCCTCTGTTTTCCTTGCCGCAGTCGCCGGCGCTTTCGTGCTGCTGCGCCTCGTGGCAGCACTGATTGCAGCACTGGCGAGGAGAAGCCCGCGGGTAAACTCGCCGGCGCTGCGGCTGGCGATCGGAAATATCCACCGGCCCGGCGCGCTGACGCCTTCAGTCGTTCTGTCGCTCGGCCTCGGCCTTGCCCTGCTCGTGACGCTGGCGCTGATCGACGGCAATATGCGCCGCCAGCTGACCGGCAGCATCGCCCAGCAGGCGCCGAACTTCTTCTTCGTGGACATCCAGGGATCGGAGCGCGAAGGCTTCGTCAACATCCTGAAACAGCAGGCGCCGGAGGGTACGATCACCCAGGTGCCGATGCTGCGCGGCCGGATTCTCGCTTTCAACGGCCAGGACGTCACCCAGATGAACGTGCCGCCAGCCGGCCGCTGGGTGCTGCGCGGCGACCGCGGCATCACCTATGAGGAGAAGCTTCCCACCAACTCGGCGCTCACCGCCGGACAATGGTGGGGTGCCGACTACACCGGCGAACCGCTCGTGTCCTTCTCGGCTGAAGAGGCCGGCGAACTCGGCCTGAAGATCGGCGATACCGTCACCGTCAACGTGCTCGGCCGCAACATCACCGCGCGCATCGCCAATTTTCGCAAGGTTCAGTGGGAATCGCTGTCGATCAATTTCGTGATGATCTTCTCGCCGAACACGTTTCGCGGCGCGCCGCATGCCTGGCTCGCGACGTTGAGCGACCCTTCGGCCACCGCCCAACAGGAAGCCTCGATCCTGCGCGCCGTCACCAACGCCTATCCGACCATCACCAGCGTCCGGGTGAAGGATGCGATCGACATCGTCGACCAGCTCGTCGGCCAGCTCGCGACCGCGATCCGGGCCGCTGCCGCCGTTGCGCTGATCGCCTCGGTGCTGGTGCTTGCCGGTGCGCTCGCCGCCGGCAACCGGGCTCGCACCCATGACGCCGTCATCCTGAAAACGCTCGGCGGCACGCGCGGCATGCTGATGCGCGCCTTCAGCTACGAATATATGATCCTAGGCGCGGCAACCGCGCTCTTCGCACTCGTCGCCGGCGGCCTCTCCGCCTGGTTCGTGGTCAGCCGCATCATGCGGCTTCAATCGGTCTTCCTGCCTGATGTTGCGGTGCTGACGCTCGCCGTTTCGCTGGTACTGACGGTCGGAATAGGCCTTGCCGGCACCTGGCGCATATTAGGGCAGAAAGCCGCACCTGTGCTGCGCGAGCTCTAATTCGTCCAGAGGTAGTATTTCGCGTTAACTCACGGATCAAATTCCCGTCAGAACGTCCCATAGGTTGCTAAATAGCGCCTATGGCTTGCGTTTTTCGCTTGGCGCACCTCTTGTATGTGAAGCGATCTCGCATCATATTTATGCGCAGGCTTGCTGGAGCTCCGCAGCGGCGCCTGGGTCCGTGAAAAAGGGGGCCCGACACCGTGAATAATTCCGGAGCTTAAAGAGGAAACAATGGCTGACTTTAACAACTACCAGACCCGGGCGGCGCAGGGTCGCGCCCAGTCCGGCGCGATGATCGATGAAGGCCTGCGCGCCTACATGCTCAAGGTCTACAACCTGATGGCTGTCGGCTTGGCTATCACCGGTATCGCCGCTTATGGTATCTCGGCCCTCGCAACGACGACGGATGCAGCTGCAGCTGTCGCCCGGCTTCCGAACGGCATCCTGCTGACCAGCCTTGGCGCTGCGATCTACGGTTCGCCGCTTCGCTGGGTCGTCATGCTCGCACCGCTCGCCGTGGTGTTCTTCCTGAGCTTCCGCGTTCATAAGATGAGCGTCGGCGCTGCTCAGAGCACCTTCTGGGGCTATGCGGCTCTGATGGGTCTGTCGCTGTCGTCGATCTTCCTGGTCTACACGGCCCAGAGCATCGTTCAGACATTCTTCATCACCGCTGCTTCCTTCGGCGCGCTGTCGCTTTACGGCTACACAACGAAGAGAAGCCTGTCGGGCATGGGCTCGTTCCTGATCATGGGCCTGTTCGGCCTGATCATCGCCTCGATCGTCAACATCTTCCTGGCGTCTTCCGCGCTCGGCTTTGCGATCTCCGCGATTGGTGTTCTGATTTTCGCAGGCCTCACCGCCTACGATACCCAGAAGATCAAGGAAATGTACTTTGACGGCGACGACGTCGCGGTTGCTGGCCGCAAGGCCATCATGGGCGCTCTGACCCTTTACCTCGACTTCATCAACCTCTTCACGTTCCTCCTCCAGTTCCTGGGCAACCGGAACAACTAATCTCGAGGAACTCGAACAGGAAAAGGCGGCCTCCGGGTCGCCTTTTTTGTTGCCCGGCTTCGCGTTGCGGCATAGGCTTGGCCATTCCTTTCAACGGCCTGCCTCAATGACATTCCATCTCCGCGACGCCTCCCCCGCCGATCTTCCGACCATCACCGAGATCTATCGCGACAGCGTGCTGAACGGCACCGCAAGTTACGAGATCTTACCCCCGGACCAGGCTGAGATGACGGCTCGCTTCGAGGCGATCCGTGCCAAGGGGTATCCCTATATCGCAGCGGAACAGGAAGACGGCACGCTCCTCGGTTACGCCTACGCATCGGCCTTCCGGACCCGCCCCGCCTATCGCTGGCTGGTCGAGGATTCGATCTATCTGGCGCCGGAAGCGCGCGGCAAGGGCGTCGGCAAGGCGCTGCTCAAGGAATTGCTGGTGCGCTGCGAGGCGCTTGGTTTCCGCCAGATGGTCGCCGTCATCGGCGGCGCGAGCCCGGCGTCCGTGGCACTCCATCGCGGCCTCGGTTTCGAACTGACCGGCACCCTGAAGGGCACCGGCTTCAAACACGGAAAATGGCAGGATACCGTGCTGATGCAGGCAGCCCTCGGCGAAGGCAACGAAACCGATCCGGATCCCAGCGTCTATCCGGGTTCGCTGTTTACCGAGTAGCAATCAGCGTCAGTCGATCAGTTTCAGCACCTTGTCGAACACCTTGAGCACCTGCGGCAGCTCATGGCCGCGCTTCATGATCAACCCGTGGGTGTTCGTCACGGAATAGGCGCCCTGCTTGGCGGCAAGCTTCGGGTTCTTTTCGATTCGGAACAGCGGCGTCTCGCCCGAGCGCTTGAAAATGGAGAACACCGCCCGATCCTTGAGGTGATCGATAGCGTAGTCCTTCCATTCTCCCTCGCCGACCATGCGGCCGTAAATCCTCAAGATTGCGTCGAGTTCGCGCCGGTGGAAGGTGACCGGCGCAGGATCGAGATTCTGCCGATATTCACTGAGATCGACGACGACGGCTGTGTCCCGGGATCTCTGGCCCCCCGGCAAATCCGGCTGATCTGTCATCAAGACTCCCAAATCGTCAAATGTCAGAGACATGACAGTTTGCCCGAGAGGCTGCAAAAATCAACCCCGGCAATTTCGCCAGGGACGAACCGCACGATTTTATTGTTGCCCCATTTCGAACAAAAGAGTGCCCGATTTCGAAGCGAAATTGACGATGTTGGTTGGCGCCGTTTTCAGCGCCATATGGCCCGGTCTGGTGCATTGACCCTTACCCCCAGCCCCCCAATGTTATTGGATCGGGCCGCCAACAAGAATTCACATACAGTCAGCCAGTCCTGAACCGCGCCTGCGGTCAGTAGTTTTTGCGACCCACCATCAATACCGTCGCGCCGAGAATGGCTGCCGGTTCGCCGCCCGGACCGGAGGTCTGCAGCAGGATCGCGCAACCGTCCTTCTTGGACTTGCCCATCAGCTTGCCCGGCAAGGTCAGCTTCATGCTCTGGCCGTTCCAGGTGCCGACCGACTGCACGTCATAGACGGCGTGCCAATATTCCATGTTCTTGCCGCTGTTTTCACCCTTGGTGACATCCACCTGCTGGCGCTTGGTGAAGTAGGCAACGACGACATCCGCCTGTCCCTTGCCGTTGCCGATCTCGATCTCGATCTCGTCGCCGCGCATCGCAGCGGTGACCGGAACGTCGAGCCCCTTGCCGTTCTGGCCGAGCATCTTCACCTTGTCATTGATGACCGTGAGGTCCGTGCCCTTGACATGATCGCGGCCGTTGATGACCGCCTGCGGAGTATAGACGCCGCTGCGTCCGAGCGACTTGGCATAACCATATTGCCGCTCGGTATTTTCCTTGGAGCTCAGCGTATCGGTCCAGCCGAGATAGTTCCAGTAGTCGACGTGGTAGGAGAGCACGACCATGTCGCCCTGCGCCACCAGCTCGCCCAGCGCTGCGTCGGCCGGCGGGCAGGAAGAACACCCCTGAGAGGTGAAAAGCTCGATCACGCCCTTCGGCGCTCTCACCTCTCCCGCAAATGCAGCGCCCGCATAAAACAGGCCCGCAACAAGGAGTACGGAGCGAAAACGAAAGGGCATGGGTGGTGGACCTCTTTATCAGGGCAACTGTTATCCACGATTGCTCGCGGCGATCAAGGGCCTAACGCACTGGATGGCGGAAAGTAACCACCGGGCACCTTCAAGAGAAAGTCACGAAGGGGTGAAGACCGGATAATTGATCGGTTCCCGAATGCGTTTCGTTGGGCGCCAAACTTGGCGAAAAATGCGGCGAGGTCAAATCAGTTTGAGCAGGCCCTGAGTAAAATAAACGGCACCTACGCCGGTGACGACCCAGCGCGTCCAGGCGCGGAAATTCTGGTCGGTCATCTTCTGCAGGATGCCGTTGCCGACATGCGCGCCGAGGATGGCGATCGGCGCGGCGAGCAGGATCGAAATCCAGTCGGAGGTTGGCAGGCCGGAAGCCGCGCTCCAGTAGAAGGCAACCTTCGTGAGATGCGAAAGCGTCTGGATCGACGCCTTGGTGGCGATGATCTTGCGGCGGTCCATCTGGGTGCGGATGAAGAAGATATCGACCGTCGGCCCCGCGACGCCGACGCTGATCGTCAGCGCCCCGGAAAACAGCCCGCAGATGAAGGCATGCAGCGGCTTCGACGCATCGAGCTGCAGCCGCTTGACGGGCAGCCAGACCAGGATCGGCATCAGCCCCACCCCGATCAACACGATGACCAGGTCCGGCACATAATTGACCGAGAACAGCACCGCTGCCGAAACGGCGACGCCGAGGCAGAGGATGCCGAGGATACGGTAGTCGATATAGGCGCGGGAAAACCAGGCGCGCGATCCGTTTGAGACCATCTGGATGATGCCGTGGAAGGCGATCGCGGTACCGACGGGATAAAGGAAAAGTAGCACCCAGAGCAGGATCAACCCGCCCGCCATGCCGAAAATTCCCGAAAGCAGCGATGTCAGGAAAACGGTGACGGCCA
This region includes:
- a CDS encoding sulfite exporter TauE/SafE family protein, with product MTVVILIGMAVTVFLTSLLSGIFGMAGGLILLWVLLFLYPVGTAIAFHGIIQMVSNGSRAWFSRAYIDYRILGILCLGVAVSAAVLFSVNYVPDLVIVLIGVGLMPILVWLPVKRLQLDASKPLHAFICGLFSGALTISVGVAGPTVDIFFIRTQMDRRKIIATKASIQTLSHLTKVAFYWSAASGLPTSDWISILLAAPIAILGAHVGNGILQKMTDQNFRAWTRWVVTGVGAVYFTQGLLKLI
- a CDS encoding DUF2794 domain-containing protein, giving the protein MTDQPDLPGGQRSRDTAVVVDLSEYRQNLDPAPVTFHRRELDAILRIYGRMVGEGEWKDYAIDHLKDRAVFSIFKRSGETPLFRIEKNPKLAAKQGAYSVTNTHGLIMKRGHELPQVLKVFDKVLKLID
- a CDS encoding Bax inhibitor-1/YccA family protein, which produces MADFNNYQTRAAQGRAQSGAMIDEGLRAYMLKVYNLMAVGLAITGIAAYGISALATTTDAAAAVARLPNGILLTSLGAAIYGSPLRWVVMLAPLAVVFFLSFRVHKMSVGAAQSTFWGYAALMGLSLSSIFLVYTAQSIVQTFFITAASFGALSLYGYTTKRSLSGMGSFLIMGLFGLIIASIVNIFLASSALGFAISAIGVLIFAGLTAYDTQKIKEMYFDGDDVAVAGRKAIMGALTLYLDFINLFTFLLQFLGNRNN
- a CDS encoding ABC transporter ATP-binding protein; this encodes MTKTIITLKKADLTLGSAAASVHVLKQIDLEIRAGEAVGIVGPSGSGKSTLLMVLAGLERLDSGEIVINDAPLHALSEDRLADFRGRNIGIVFQSFHLIANMTALENVAVPLELANVKDAFEIARRELAAVGLGERLSHYPGQLSGGEQQRVAIARALAPSPSVLIADEPTGNLDTETGRQIADLLFSKQAERGMTMLLVTHDNALAARCSRQIRVRSGEIVGDSATAHATVQAVSA
- a CDS encoding GNAT family N-acetyltransferase, translated to MTFHLRDASPADLPTITEIYRDSVLNGTASYEILPPDQAEMTARFEAIRAKGYPYIAAEQEDGTLLGYAYASAFRTRPAYRWLVEDSIYLAPEARGKGVGKALLKELLVRCEALGFRQMVAVIGGASPASVALHRGLGFELTGTLKGTGFKHGKWQDTVLMQAALGEGNETDPDPSVYPGSLFTE
- the thpR gene encoding RNA 2',3'-cyclic phosphodiesterase; translated protein: MPRLFTALEVPRNVAMSLSLLRGGIPGARWIDVENYHITLRFIGDVDGRTADEIVDRLDRIDRPEFQATLTGIGSFGSKKPHSIWAGVSPSPEIYALQAEIERICQRFGLPPDPRKFTPHVTLARLKNCRLDDVVHYLSGRGNFYTAPFTVPRFVLLSSKESVGGGPYLTEEIFPLQEASYGTAYAGDMEPAKSLL
- a CDS encoding ABC transporter permease → MRSAFPRLSISFRLALREMRGGLAGFYIFLACIALGTGAIAAVNSVSRAITGAIASQGQEILAGDIRFELNNREATDQERAFLTSLGKVSVSTSLRSMARKPDGSEQALVEVKAVDDAYPLYGSFRAEPSAPLPDLLGKQGDTFGALAAPLLLERLGLKDGDQLLLGNAKLTLRSTITAEPDALSDGFGFAPRLIVSREALAASGLITTGSLVEHAYKIQLDDPATRSTLTARANREFPSAGWSVRTSDRAAPSLTENVDRFSQFLTLVGLTALIVGGVGVANAVRAFLDAKRTTIATFKCLGAPASVVTMIYLIQIMLLAVVGILIGLVIGAVSPFVALQFLEGVLPVPKEVTFYPSALALAALFGILITFAFAVLPLGHAREVPATALFREQSFDNTRLPSWPYLLAAGLALAALATLAIFSAEERFIASVFLAAVAGAFVLLRLVAALIAALARRSPRVNSPALRLAIGNIHRPGALTPSVVLSLGLGLALLVTLALIDGNMRRQLTGSIAQQAPNFFFVDIQGSEREGFVNILKQQAPEGTITQVPMLRGRILAFNGQDVTQMNVPPAGRWVLRGDRGITYEEKLPTNSALTAGQWWGADYTGEPLVSFSAEEAGELGLKIGDTVTVNVLGRNITARIANFRKVQWESLSINFVMIFSPNTFRGAPHAWLATLSDPSATAQQEASILRAVTNAYPTITSVRVKDAIDIVDQLVGQLATAIRAAAAVALIASVLVLAGALAAGNRARTHDAVILKTLGGTRGMLMRAFSYEYMILGAATALFALVAGGLSAWFVVSRIMRLQSVFLPDVAVLTLAVSLVLTVGIGLAGTWRILGQKAAPVLREL
- a CDS encoding DUF1223 domain-containing protein — protein: MPFRFRSVLLVAGLFYAGAAFAGEVRAPKGVIELFTSQGCSSCPPADAALGELVAQGDMVVLSYHVDYWNYLGWTDTLSSKENTERQYGYAKSLGRSGVYTPQAVINGRDHVKGTDLTVINDKVKMLGQNGKGLDVPVTAAMRGDEIEIEIGNGKGQADVVVAYFTKRQQVDVTKGENSGKNMEYWHAVYDVQSVGTWNGQSMKLTLPGKLMGKSKKDGCAILLQTSGPGGEPAAILGATVLMVGRKNY
- a CDS encoding arylesterase; its protein translation is MSFKASLLHFIVMSALALAAMPAAAQDKAIQLVGFGDSLMAGYQLAPSESYTAQLEAALKADGQNVVVTNAGVSGDTTAGGLSRIDWSVPDGTDGVILELGANDALRGISPEQSEKNLDAILARLKERKIPVFLIGILAPPNMGGDYAEKFNPIYKRLAEKYAVPLYPFFLDGVATISTLQLSDGMHPNAKGVAVMVEKTTEPVKSFLGAIKDKGK